In the Mycolicibacter sp. MU0102 genome, one interval contains:
- a CDS encoding cation transporter encodes MGHHDHDHDHAGHAHGVSVVRDGGWHRAATWARRLAWVSLVLVGIEGVVGLWQGLAAGSIALTGWALGAIPEAMAGAVVIWRFTGARTLSETAERRAQIGVAISFWINAPYIAAESIRHFFGDHRSEGSAIGIAVTAAAVLVMPMLGRAQRRLGTRLGSAATVGEGVQNYLCAIQAAAVLVGLTLTTGWSGGWWLDPLIGLGVAAVSVWQGFRSWRGEGCGC; translated from the coding sequence ATCGGGCACCACGACCACGATCACGATCATGCTGGACACGCCCATGGTGTCTCCGTTGTTCGCGATGGGGGCTGGCACCGCGCAGCGACCTGGGCTCGGCGGCTTGCCTGGGTAAGCCTGGTCCTGGTGGGTATCGAAGGCGTGGTGGGCCTGTGGCAGGGCCTGGCCGCCGGTTCGATCGCCCTGACCGGCTGGGCGCTGGGCGCCATTCCCGAGGCGATGGCCGGGGCCGTGGTGATCTGGCGGTTCACCGGAGCCCGCACACTGTCCGAGACGGCGGAGCGGCGCGCTCAGATCGGCGTGGCGATCTCGTTCTGGATCAACGCCCCCTATATCGCCGCGGAATCGATACGCCACTTCTTCGGCGACCACCGCAGCGAGGGCAGCGCCATCGGCATCGCGGTCACCGCGGCGGCCGTGCTGGTGATGCCGATGCTGGGCCGGGCCCAGCGGCGGCTCGGCACGCGGCTCGGCTCGGCGGCGACAGTCGGTGAGGGAGTGCAGAACTATCTGTGTGCGATCCAGGCCGCCGCGGTACTGGTCGGGTTGACTCTCACCACCGGGTGGTCCGGCGGTTGGTGGCTGGACCCGCTGATCGGTCTGGGGGTTGCCGCCGTTTCGGTGTGGCAGGGTTTCCGGTCCTGGCGCGGTGAGGGCTGCGGCTGTTAA
- the ctpC gene encoding manganese-exporting P-type ATPase CtpC: MPTDELTVISDAAGRMRVQVSWVRGDSRRAVAAEEAAGRVNGVRTVHAYPRTGSVVVWYSPKRSDSAEILTAIASAATVAAELIPARTPRSADVSNTDVLRMVIGGAALALLGMRRYVFARPPLLGPSGQLVATGATVFMGYPFLRGALRSIRSGKAGTDALVTAATVASLVLRENVVALTVLWLLNIGEYLQDLTLRRTRRAISDLLRGNQDTAWVRLPDGIEVQVPIDTVQIGDEVIIHDHVAIPVDGEVIDGEAIVDQSAITGETLPVSVIAGARVHAGSVVVRGRVVVRATAVGNQTVIGRIISRVEEAQHDRAPIQTVGENFSRRFVPASFILSAITLVLTGDVRRAMTMLLIACPCAVGLATPTAISAAIGNGARRGILIKGGSHLEQAGRVDAIVFDKTGTLTVGRPVVTNIVAIHKDWQPEQVLAYAASSELHSRHPLAEAVIRSTEERHISIPPHEECEVLVGLGIRTWADGRTLLLGSPNLLRSEKVRISKKAADWVNKLRAQAETPLLLAVDGTLVGLISLRDEVRPESREVLEALRAKGIRRIIMLTGDHPETAAAVAAELGIDEWRAEVLPEDKLQVVRGLQDEGYVVGMVGDGVNDAPALAAADIGIAMGLAGTDVAVETADVALANDDLRRLLDVRDLGGRAVEVIRQNYGMSIAVNAAGLLIGAGGALSPVLAAILHNASSVAVVANSSRLIRYRLGAESATPMASVPSVP, encoded by the coding sequence GCGATCGCGTCTGCGGCCACCGTCGCCGCCGAGCTGATCCCCGCCCGCACGCCTCGCTCGGCCGACGTCAGCAACACCGACGTGCTGCGCATGGTGATCGGCGGCGCGGCGCTGGCACTGCTGGGGATGCGCCGCTACGTCTTCGCCCGGCCGCCGCTGCTGGGACCCAGCGGCCAGCTCGTCGCGACCGGTGCCACCGTCTTCATGGGTTATCCCTTCCTGCGGGGCGCGCTGCGCTCGATCCGGTCCGGCAAGGCCGGCACCGACGCACTGGTGACCGCCGCGACCGTGGCCAGCCTGGTACTTCGGGAGAACGTGGTCGCGCTGACCGTGCTGTGGCTGCTCAACATCGGTGAGTACCTGCAGGATCTGACGCTGCGCCGCACCCGCCGTGCCATCTCGGATCTGTTGCGCGGCAACCAGGACACCGCGTGGGTCCGGTTGCCCGACGGCATTGAAGTGCAGGTGCCCATCGACACGGTGCAGATCGGCGATGAGGTGATCATCCACGACCACGTGGCGATCCCGGTCGACGGCGAGGTCATCGACGGCGAAGCAATCGTGGACCAATCGGCCATCACCGGCGAGACCCTGCCGGTCAGCGTGATCGCCGGGGCGCGAGTGCATGCCGGTTCGGTGGTGGTGCGCGGACGAGTGGTGGTCCGGGCCACCGCGGTGGGAAACCAGACCGTGATCGGCCGCATCATCAGCCGCGTCGAGGAGGCGCAGCACGACCGCGCACCGATCCAGACCGTCGGCGAGAACTTCTCGCGGCGCTTCGTGCCGGCCTCGTTCATCCTGTCGGCGATCACCTTGGTGCTCACCGGCGATGTCCGCCGCGCGATGACGATGCTGTTGATCGCCTGCCCGTGCGCGGTGGGGCTGGCCACGCCGACCGCGATCAGCGCGGCTATCGGCAACGGCGCCCGGCGCGGCATCCTGATCAAGGGCGGCTCGCATCTGGAGCAGGCCGGCCGGGTGGACGCGATCGTGTTCGACAAGACCGGCACGCTGACGGTGGGACGTCCGGTGGTGACCAATATCGTTGCCATCCACAAGGATTGGCAGCCCGAACAGGTACTCGCCTATGCCGCCAGCTCGGAGCTGCATTCCCGTCACCCGCTGGCCGAAGCGGTGATTCGGTCCACCGAAGAACGCCACATCAGCATCCCGCCGCACGAGGAGTGTGAGGTCCTGGTGGGGCTGGGCATCCGGACCTGGGCCGACGGCCGCACCCTGCTGCTGGGCAGCCCGAACCTGCTGCGCTCGGAGAAGGTCCGCATCTCCAAGAAGGCGGCGGACTGGGTCAACAAGCTGCGCGCGCAGGCCGAGACCCCGCTGCTGCTGGCGGTCGATGGCACCTTGGTCGGGTTGATCAGTCTGCGCGACGAGGTGCGCCCAGAATCACGCGAAGTGCTTGAGGCGTTACGCGCCAAAGGCATTCGTCGCATCATCATGCTCACCGGCGATCATCCGGAGACGGCGGCTGCGGTGGCCGCCGAACTCGGCATCGATGAATGGCGAGCCGAGGTGCTGCCGGAGGACAAGCTGCAGGTGGTGCGCGGACTGCAGGACGAGGGCTACGTGGTGGGCATGGTCGGTGACGGCGTCAACGACGCACCGGCCTTGGCCGCCGCTGACATCGGTATCGCGATGGGGCTGGCCGGTACCGATGTTGCGGTGGAGACCGCCGATGTCGCCCTGGCCAACGACGACTTGCGCCGGCTGCTCGACGTCAGAGACCTGGGCGGACGTGCTGTTGAGGTGATCCGGCAGAACTACGGCATGTCGATCGCGGTCAACGCCGCCGGTCTGTTGATCGGCGCCGGCGGTGCGCTGTCACCGGTGCTCGCGGCGATCCTGCACAACGCGTCGTCGGTGGCCGTCGTCGCCAACAGCTCGCGGTTGATTCGCTACCGGCTGGGCGCCGAGTCGGCCACGCCGATGGCGTCCGTGCCGTCCGTGCCGTAA